TTTGGCAGAACACCTGCAAATACCTCATATTTCCACTGGGGAAATATTGAGGCAAGCAATGAAAGAGCAAACTCCTCTGGGAATTAAAGCTCAAAGTTATGTTGATAGTGGTGAGTTAGTTCCTGATCAGTTGGTGCAAGACTTAGTAGAAGAACGTTTAGCTCAATCAGATGCCAAACCTGGCTGGATTTTAGACGGTTTTCCCCGCAAAGTCACACAAGCAGCTTTTTTAGAAGAATTGCTGGCTAAAACTGCTCAAGGTGGCGAAAGAGTAGTTAACTTAGATGCACCAGATGACATTGTGATCTCACGTTTACTAGCTAGAGGACGAAAAGATGATACCGAAGAGGTAATTCGTCGTCGTCTAGAAGTGTATCGCAATGAAACAGCACCATTGATTGATTACTATAGTCAGCGAGAAAGGCTGCTGACAGTTAATGGTAATCAATCCCAAGAAGAAGTCACTAGTGAATTGAAAAACATTTTCGCTCCCTA
This window of the Nostoc sp. HK-01 genome carries:
- the adk gene encoding adenylate kinase translates to MTRLIFLGPPGAGKGTQAQVLAEHLQIPHISTGEILRQAMKEQTPLGIKAQSYVDSGELVPDQLVQDLVEERLAQSDAKPGWILDGFPRKVTQAAFLEELLAKTAQGGERVVNLDAPDDIVISRLLARGRKDDTEEVIRRRLEVYRNETAPLIDYYSQRERLLTVNGNQSQEEVTSELKNIFAP